The Stackebrandtia nassauensis DSM 44728 genome includes the window CACGTGAAACATCGCGAGCGGAATCGGCCACCGCGAAGCGGCCGTCAGCGCAGCCGCCGCCACATGATGATGTCGTCGCGGTAGTCGTCATCGGAGATCTTGACGGCGCGCGGCAACCGGCCGACCTCGACGTAGCCGTGCCGTTGGTAGAACTCGGCCGCGCCGGTGCCGGTGCGCACCTTGAGGCTCAGCGCCTCCAGACCGAGCACGCCGCGGGCCACCGCCTCGCAGGCCTGCAACAGCCGTCCGCCGATGCCGCCGCCCTGGTGGTCCGGATCGACCTGGACGTGCCGTACGTTTCGCCAGCCCTGTCGCGGCGGACTGTCGTTGGCGGTCAGGACACACCACGCGACAATGAGCTCTCCTTTCCTCAGGGCGACAAGAGTGTCGCTGCCGTCAATGACGCGGGAAAGGACGGCGACCGTGTGCGGTCGCACCTGTTCATCGGTTACCGGGGCCACGAAGCCCACCGAGCCACCGGAGTTGGTGACCTTGGTCCACAGGCCGGTGAGCTCGTCCACCAGGCCGGAGGTGACGGGCGGATCGATGACCACGTCTATGGTTTCGGGTGGCTCGGATCCGGTAACGGTCAACGCATGCACGCGGTCAACCCTGCCTCATCGGTGAGGCGTTGACCACGGCTTTTCTCAAACTTCGGTACAGGTCACACGCCGGGTTCGGCGCGCTTGGTCTCCAGCCCCATGGACGAGGTGATCCGCTCCAGGTCGCCGACGCTGCCGAACTCGATGACGATCCGGCCCTTGCGCTGTCCCAGCGAGACCTTCACCTTGGTGTCGAAGTGATCCGACAACCGGTCGGTGAGGTCGGCGATGCCGGGGGCGCGCAGGGCGCCGTTGCGCTTCGGCTTGGTTTCACGTGAAACATCGGCGGGCTCCTCGGGATCGAGCTTCGCCAGTTCCATCGAGACGGCTTCCTCGGTGGCGCGCACCGACATCCCCTCGGCGACGATCCGGGTGGCGAGCGCCTCCCGCTTCTCGTCGGTCGGCAGGGTCAGGATCGCGCGGGCGTGCCCGGCCGACAGGACGCCGGCGGCGACCCGACGCTGTACCGCGGGCGGCAGGCTCAGCAGCCGGATGGTGTTGGAGATCTGCGGACGGCTGCGGCCGATCCGCTTCGACAGCTCCTCCTGGGTGACACCGAACTCGTCGAGCAGCTGTTGGTAGGCCGCGCCCTCTTCGAGCGGGTTGAGCTGAACCCGGTGGATGTTCTCCAGCAGCGCGTCGCGCAGCAGATCCTCGTCGCGGGTCTCCCGCACGATCGCGGGGATGGTCTCCCAGCCGAGTTCGCGGGCGGCGCGGGTTCGACGCTCACCGACGATGAGTTCGTAGCCGTCGCCGGTCTCCCGCACCGCGATGGGCTGCAGCAGTCCGACTTCCGACAGCGAGACCTTGAGTTCCTCGATGCCCTCTTCGTCGAAGACCTGCCGGGGCTGTTTCGGGTTGGT containing:
- a CDS encoding GNAT family N-acetyltransferase; the protein is MHALTVTGSEPPETIDVVIDPPVTSGLVDELTGLWTKVTNSGGSVGFVAPVTDEQVRPHTVAVLSRVIDGSDTLVALRKGELIVAWCVLTANDSPPRQGWRNVRHVQVDPDHQGGGIGGRLLQACEAVARGVLGLEALSLKVRTGTGAAEFYQRHGYVEVGRLPRAVKISDDDYRDDIIMWRRLR
- a CDS encoding ParB/RepB/Spo0J family partition protein, whose translation is MRKKGGLGKGLAALIPSEKQEAPAEETATVSRETAPVAETVPEPRAGDAAAATAEPTAPPSDVSRETADATDPDLVPVPGAVYRLVPLAEIDTNPKQPRQVFDEEGIEELKVSLSEVGLLQPIAVRETGDGYELIVGERRTRAARELGWETIPAIVRETRDEDLLRDALLENIHRVQLNPLEEGAAYQQLLDEFGVTQEELSKRIGRSRPQISNTIRLLSLPPAVQRRVAAGVLSAGHARAILTLPTDEKREALATRIVAEGMSVRATEEAVSMELAKLDPEEPADVSRETKPKRNGALRAPGIADLTDRLSDHFDTKVKVSLGQRKGRIVIEFGSVGDLERITSSMGLETKRAEPGV